A genome region from Triticum aestivum cultivar Chinese Spring chromosome 2B, IWGSC CS RefSeq v2.1, whole genome shotgun sequence includes the following:
- the LOC123043500 gene encoding arogenate dehydratase 2 isoform X1, translating into MAAASSSLRIPAPTHHPAAGARPRRLPFHAVSVRPRRSAVSASSSPQQGDGDDADGPAGVPVPVPFPRDSAIALPRPLTSADLMGEASGEGLRVAYQGCPGAYSEAAARKAYPSCETVPCEYFETAFQAVEKWAADRAVLPLENSLGGSIHRNYDLLLRHRLHIVGEVRLAVRHCLLANRGVKIENLRSAMSHPQALAQCEQTLTQLGIEHREAVDDTAGAAKVGCCLMALFEENLQDTAAVASSLSAQLYGLDILAENIQDDADNVTRFMMLAREPIIPRTDKPFKTSIVFSLEEGPGQLFKALAVFALRKINLTKMESRPHKKRPLRVADDNSTPLKHFDYLFYVDFEASMADPNAQNALSNLKQEFATFLRVLGSYPTDVTEA; encoded by the exons atggccgccgcctcctcctcgctcCGGAtccccgcaccaacccaccaccccgCCGCGGGGGCGCGTCCGCGGCGGCTGCCCTTCCACGCCGTCTCCGTCCGCCCCCGCCGCTCCGCggtctccgcctcctcctccccgcagcagggcgacggcgacgacgccgACGGGCCCGCCggcgtgcccgtgcccgtgcccttCCCCCGCGACTCCGCCATCGCGCTGCCTC GGCCGCTGACGAGCGCGGATCTGATGGGGGAGGCCAGCGGGGAGGGCCTCAGGGTCGCATACCAG GGCTGCCCGGGCGCCTACAGCGAGGCCGCCGCCAGGAAGGCCTACCCGAGCTGCGAGACCGTGCCCTGCGAGTACTTCGAGACCGCCTTCCAG GCCGTTGAGAAGTGGGCGGCTGACCGCGCGGTGTTGCCGCTGGAGAATTCCTTGGGCGGCAGCATACATCGCAACTACGACCTCCTGCTTCGCCATCGGCTGCACATTGTGGGCGAGGTGCGGCTGGCGGTTCGTCATTGCCTGCTCGCCAACCGTGGCGTCAAGATTGAGAACCTGCGGAGTGCCATGAGCCATCCTCAG GCTCTTGCGCAGTGTGAGCAAACACTGACGCAGCTGGGAATTGAACATAGAGAAGCTGTTGATGATACAGCCGGTGCAGCCAAGGTAGGATGCTGTTTGATGGCATTGTTTG AAGAAAATCTCCAAGACACTGCTGCCGTTGCCAGTTCATTGTCTGCTCAACTTTATGGACTGGATATTCTTGCAGAAAATATCCAG GATGACGCAGATAATGTAACCCGTTTCATGATGCTGGCTCGGGAACCCATCATTCCTCGCACTGATAAGCCATTCAAG ACTAGCATAGTGTTCTCTTTGGAAGAAGGACCTGGACAACTCTTCAAGGCGCTTGCAGTATTTGCTCTGAGGAAAATTAACCTCACCAAG ATGGAAAGCCGTCCACACAAGAAAAGGCCTCTACGTGTAGCTGATGATAACTCCACGCCGCTGAA GCACTTCGACTACCTTTTCTATGTGGATTTCGAGGCATCAATGGCTGATCCGAATGCACAAAATGCTCTGAGTAACTTAAAG caagAGTTCGCCACCTTCCTAAGAGTTCTTGGGAGCTATCCTACCGATGTCACCGAAGCATGA
- the LOC123043498 gene encoding protein RETARDED ROOT GROWTH-LIKE, with translation MELSRIRTFEKRLLRPLLSLPSRSRSFQTLARASPPPPRAPSLLLLLRTRHLAPHPHRRASLPPLRSFASVSPAPSAPGKDLQGSNGNDDDDGLPPAPLPPPPEELGSDDDAYYQEQLLEYAQEDEARLVPVKAYFPCTSINLKSLQSQNSFNVIPPTSRATNYVVLRYYDVKGDPEGFKTGVIDESHCHYMVVFQYGSIVLFNVSDHEADGYLKIVERHASGLLPEMRKDDYAVVERPAMEKWMEGGLDFIILKDLSIDGIRTIGSVLGQSIALDYYIRQVDGMVAEFTDINRGMEKTGTFTMERKKLFQLVGKANSNLADVILKLGLFERSDIAWKNANYAQIWEFLRDEYELTQRFGNLDFKLKFVEHNIRFLQEILQNRKSDFLEWLIIILISVEILISVYNIVQEQM, from the exons ATGGAGCTCTCCAGGATCCGGACCTTCGAGAAGCGCCTCCTCCGGCCGCTCCTCTCCCTGCCGTCGCGCTCCCGGTCGTTCCAGACCCTGGCCCGCGCCTcccctccgccgccccgcgccccctccctcctcctcctgctccgcacGCGCCACCTCGCTCCCCATCCCCACCGCCGCGCCTCGCTGCCGCCCCTCCGCTCCTTCGCCTCCGTCTCCCCGGCCCCGTCGGCCCCGGGGAAGGACCTCCAGGGCAGCAAcggcaacgacgacgacgacggcctcCCGCCCGcgcccctcccgccgccgcccgaggagctCGGCTCCGACGACGACGCCTACTACCAGGAGCAGCTGCTCGAGTACGCGCAGGAGGACGAGGCCCGCCTCGTCCCCGTCAAGGCCTACTTCCCCTGCACCAG CATCAACCTCAAGAGCCTCCAGTCGCAGAATTCCTTCAATGTCATCCCGCCCACTTCGCGTGCCACCAATTATGTCGTCCTCAGATACTATGATGTCAAGGGAGACCCAGAG GGTTTTAAGACTGGTGTCATAGATGAGAGCCATTGCCACTACATGGTAGTTTTCCAATATGGGTCCATCGTGCTGTTCAATGTTTCTGACCATGAAGCAGATGGATACCTAAAAATTGTCGAGAGGCATGCTTCAGGATTACTGCCagagatgagaaaagatg ATTACGCCGTTGTTGAGAGGCCTGCCATGGAGAAGTGGATGGAGGGTGGACTTGATTTTATTATACTGAAGGACCTGAGTATTGATGGTATTCGGACAATTGGAAGTGTCCTTGGTCAGAGTATTGCTCTTGACTATTATATCCGGCAA GTGGATGGAATGGTTGCTGAGTTCACGGATATAAACCGTGGAATGGAAAAAACTGGTACCTTCACTATGGAGAGGAAAAAGCTTTTCCAGTTGGTTGGAAAGGCTAACTCTAACTTGGCAGATGTCATTCTTAAGCTTGGACTTTTTGAGAG GTCAGACATTGCTTGGAAGAACGCAAACTATGCGCAGATCTGGGAGTTCCTCCGGGACGAGTACGAGCTAACCCAAAGATTCGGAAACCTTGACTTCAAGCTGAAATTTGTTGAG CACAACATCCGGTTCCTCCAGGAGATCCTCCAGAACAGGAAGTCGGACTTCCTGGAGtggctcatcatcatcctcatcagcgTGGAGATCTTGATATCTGTGTATAACATTGTCCAGGAGCAGATGTAG
- the LOC123043501 gene encoding L-ascorbate peroxidase 2, cytosolic: MAAKCYPTVSDEYLAAVAKARRKLRGLIAEKNCAPLMLRLAWHSAGTFDVATKTGGPFGTMKCPAELAHGANAGLDIAVRLLEPIKEQFPILSYADFYQLAGVVAVEVTGGPEVPFHPGRQDKPEPPPEGRLPDATQGSDHLRQVFSTQMGLSDQDIVALSGGHTLGRCHKERSGFEGAWTANPLIFDNSYFTELLSGEKEGLLQLPTDKTLLTDPAFRPLVDKYAADEDAFFADYAEAHLKLSELGFGEAGCC, encoded by the exons ATGGCCGCCAAGTGCTACCCGACGGTCAGCGACGAGTACctcgcggccgtcgccaaggccagGCGCAAGCTCCGCGGCCTCATCGCCGAGAAGAACTGCGCGCCCCTCATGCTCCGCCTCGC GTGGCACTCGGCCGGGACCTTCGACGTGGCCACCAAGACCGGCGGCCCCTTCGGCACCATGAAGTGCCCCGCGGAGCTCGCGCACGGCGCCAACGCCGGCCTCGAcatcgccgtcaggctgctcgagcCCATCAAGGAGCAGTTCCCCATCCTCTCCTACGCCGACTTCTACCAG CTCGCTGGAGTCGTCGCCGTCGAGGTCACCGGCGGGCCTGAGGTTCCCTTCCACCCGGGGAGACAG GACAAGCCCGAGCCTCCTCCAGAAGGCCGTCTTCCTGATGCCACCCAAG GCTCTGACCACCTCAGGCAGGTGTTTTCCACTCAGATGGGTTTGAGTGACCAGGACATTGTTGCTCTTTCTGGTGGTCACACCCTG GGAAGATGCCACAAGGAGAGATCCGGCTTTGAGGGAGCATGGACCGCCAATCCTTTGATCTTCGACAACTCTTACTTCAC TGAGCTCCTGAGTGGAGAGAAGGAAGGCCTTCTTCAGTTGCCGACCGACAAGACCCTCCTGACCGACCCGGCCTTCCGCCCACTTGTGGACAAATATGCTGCG GATGAGGATGCGTTCTTTGCTGACTACGCTGAGGCACACCTCAAGCTCTCCGAATTGGG ATTTGGCGAGGCGGGCTGCTGCTGA
- the LOC123043500 gene encoding arogenate dehydratase 2 isoform X2 translates to MAAASSSLRIPAPTHHPAAGARPRRLPFHAVSVRPRRSAVSASSSPQQGDGDDADGPAGVPVPVPFPRDSAIALPRPLTSADLMGEASGEGLRVAYQGCPGAYSEAAARKAYPSCETVPCEYFETAFQAVEKWAADRAVLPLENSLGGSIHRNYDLLLRHRLHIVGEVRLAVRHCLLANRGVKIENLRSAMSHPQALAQCEQTLTQLGIEHREAVDDTAGAAKQIAEENLQDTAAVASSLSAQLYGLDILAENIQDDADNVTRFMMLAREPIIPRTDKPFKTSIVFSLEEGPGQLFKALAVFALRKINLTKMESRPHKKRPLRVADDNSTPLKHFDYLFYVDFEASMADPNAQNALSNLKQEFATFLRVLGSYPTDVTEA, encoded by the exons atggccgccgcctcctcctcgctcCGGAtccccgcaccaacccaccaccccgCCGCGGGGGCGCGTCCGCGGCGGCTGCCCTTCCACGCCGTCTCCGTCCGCCCCCGCCGCTCCGCggtctccgcctcctcctccccgcagcagggcgacggcgacgacgccgACGGGCCCGCCggcgtgcccgtgcccgtgcccttCCCCCGCGACTCCGCCATCGCGCTGCCTC GGCCGCTGACGAGCGCGGATCTGATGGGGGAGGCCAGCGGGGAGGGCCTCAGGGTCGCATACCAG GGCTGCCCGGGCGCCTACAGCGAGGCCGCCGCCAGGAAGGCCTACCCGAGCTGCGAGACCGTGCCCTGCGAGTACTTCGAGACCGCCTTCCAG GCCGTTGAGAAGTGGGCGGCTGACCGCGCGGTGTTGCCGCTGGAGAATTCCTTGGGCGGCAGCATACATCGCAACTACGACCTCCTGCTTCGCCATCGGCTGCACATTGTGGGCGAGGTGCGGCTGGCGGTTCGTCATTGCCTGCTCGCCAACCGTGGCGTCAAGATTGAGAACCTGCGGAGTGCCATGAGCCATCCTCAG GCTCTTGCGCAGTGTGAGCAAACACTGACGCAGCTGGGAATTGAACATAGAGAAGCTGTTGATGATACAGCCGGTGCAGCCAAG CAAATTGCAGAAGAAAATCTCCAAGACACTGCTGCCGTTGCCAGTTCATTGTCTGCTCAACTTTATGGACTGGATATTCTTGCAGAAAATATCCAG GATGACGCAGATAATGTAACCCGTTTCATGATGCTGGCTCGGGAACCCATCATTCCTCGCACTGATAAGCCATTCAAG ACTAGCATAGTGTTCTCTTTGGAAGAAGGACCTGGACAACTCTTCAAGGCGCTTGCAGTATTTGCTCTGAGGAAAATTAACCTCACCAAG ATGGAAAGCCGTCCACACAAGAAAAGGCCTCTACGTGTAGCTGATGATAACTCCACGCCGCTGAA GCACTTCGACTACCTTTTCTATGTGGATTTCGAGGCATCAATGGCTGATCCGAATGCACAAAATGCTCTGAGTAACTTAAAG caagAGTTCGCCACCTTCCTAAGAGTTCTTGGGAGCTATCCTACCGATGTCACCGAAGCATGA